ATGTTGCTGAGTCTGACCTGTTTGATACAGTTTGGCGTCAGTCTGTTTATAGATTCACATTACGAATCCAAAACCGGTGGAGTCGCGCGTTATTATTACTGGATGGTCTGGTATCCTCTTGTTTACTGGTTGATCAATGTCGGGACGACAATTGTTGGCTCGATCAGGGCGATAAAAAAGAAGCGTGGGCAGCGGGCAACATGGGTTACCGTCGATAGAGGCTTACGACATAAATGAAAGGTTACATTATCAATGCACCGCAGTTACAAAGCCTGCAAAAACGCGCTGGTGCTTTATTTGCGTGGGCTATTTGCTGGGTGATGTGGATTTACTTGTTGGTCCCCTTGGTTACGTTAAGTAGTTGGGTGCTGGGGGATAAACAGATGATCAACGAAATGCGCTGGTTTGGCGGTTATAAAAGTCTGCTGGAACTCATGGAAATTTATGTCGTAACCTTGTTGATTATGCTGGCACTTTGGCTGATCTGGATTTTTTATCGACGTTTACGGAGCAGGAGGATCTTACCCGCAGCACATAAAACGGTTAGCGATGCCGAACTGTGTACATTTTATCAAGTCAAGGCGGATGAGTTGCAACAATGCCGAAAGGTGTCAATGATTAGCGTTTATTTTGATGATCACGGACATATTGTGCAACTTGATCCTCATATAAACCGGCAGCGGTAAAGGAGAAAATTTTGCTTTTGTTTACAGATCCATCATCGGAAAATTTGGCAGTGCCAAGTGCTCATTTGTTATTGGTAGAAGATAGTTCGATTAACCAACTAATAATCAAGACCATGTTGCATAAGGGCGGCCATAGTGTTGACATAGCAGATTGCGGTATGGCTGCCATTAAAGCCGTATCAGCTACCCGTTACGATTTGATTTTTATGGACGTATCCATGCCTGATATGACGGGTATGGAAGCTACACGACGTATTCGTCAGTTGGGTGGTGCGGAAGCTACCGTGCCGATTATTGCCATAACGGCTCATGCTTTCGAAGACTATAATGCAACGTGCCTGGCGGCGGGCATGAACGGTTTTATCACCAAGCCGGTTGGCAAAAAAGACTTGTTGGCTTTGGTAGCGCAATGGTGCGGTAGCGCAACGCCAGGTGTTAGCGCCCAATCAACTATAACTGTCGAGCCGGTTGTGGGTAGTATCGAGCTGTTGAATGAAAAGGTGTTACAGCAATTTACTGATGATTACAGCATGGTTGGCGTCCCTCAGTTGTTACAACTTTCCATGACTGAGTTATTAAAGCGTAGTGACAAGATAAAGTGTGCCGTAGATCAGCGTGACTTAACCGCGTTGGGCTTTGAAGCCCATACTTTAAAAAGCGGTGTGGCACTTTTGGGTGCGTGGCCTTTGCATACGTTAGCCGTGGATATGGAGGCATCCAGTCATGATAACAAGATGGCAGCGACATTGTTGCTGGCAGAGCAATTATTGCCTTGTCTTGAGGCAACAGTAGCGGCGCTGGCCTTGCGAATTAACAAGGAAATTGCCTAAGACAGCTGTTGATCAACAATGAGCCGATTACGTCCTTCATGTTTGGCCTGGTAAAGTGCAACATCTGCCTGTTGCAGCAAGTTTTGCCAGGTTGTATGCTGATTCAGATTTAGCGTAGCCAGTCCCAAGCTTACAGTGACATGGTCTGCTACCGGCGAGTCGGCGTGGGCAATGCCCAAGTCACGGATACTGAGCAGTATCTGTTCGGCCAGATTGATGGCTTGTTCCTGAGGGACTTCCGGTAACAGGCAAACAAATTCTTCTCCGCCCAAGCGGGCGACCATGTCGCTGGCCCTGCGTATGGTGCTGACGAAGCTGTTGGCGATAGCTTTTAAACACTTGTCTCCGGCGGCATGTCCATAATGGTCGTTATAACGCTTGAAGTGATCCACATCAACCATAATAAGGCTGAGTGGTTTATCATAACGTAAGGCCCGATTCCATTCATTTTGTACAACCGTTTCAAAATGACGCCGGTTGGGAATACCGGTTAACATATCGGTGTCTGCCGTAAGTGCCAAACGATCACAATGTGCTTTAAGCTGTAACTGGGCAGTCACACGCGCACGAACAATGTTAGGGTTTATCGGCTTGGTAATGTAATCTACCGCACCTACAGAAAAGCCCCTGGTTTCATGTTCTTCATTATTTAGTTCGGTAACGAAGATAACAGGAATATGTTGGGTATCGATTTGTTGCTTGAGTTGCCGGCAGGTCTCGTAACCGTCCATTTCCGGGAGTCGAATACTTAGCAGGATTAAATCCGGTTGCACGTTAACAGCGATAGTTAGTGCTTGCAAACTATTTGTGGCAGTAAACAAGCGGTATTCAGCTAAAGCGGAAACCAATGTTTCCATATCCCGGATTGAATCATCGACGATTAGCAGGCTCGGTTGTATTTTAAAGCTTTTGATCATCAACGGGTCTACTCAGAAAAAGCGATAAGGTAAAGGTGCATTAAATAATATAGACACTAAAACACTGCTTTTTGGCAATTGTGCATTTTTTAAAGTATAGATGAGAGTCATCAATTTGGTAGGGTTTTTAAGTAGTATTTTTTGAGGGTTGTAATTTTTTCTGAGCTTGATTATTTTAGCGGCATGACTGTCAAAATAAAATATTTTCAGATGGACGCAATTAAATAGAATGTGCTATAAATTCAACTTTATTTTTCTTGAAAATTTGATTTGTTTTAGTAATGATACTAAAGGTTTAGTGCAAGAGCTTTTCCCATTGAAACATTAAGGATTGTTTTTTTCTTGAGCTTTTCGTCTATGCTCAGGAAGATTTTTTAAAAGAACATTCATGGAAATTATAGCGTAGATGTCCCCAAGTCAAACTTTACCTGGAATGATAATTTGCCGGAAAGTCCGGTAACATTTTTACCTTTATCAAGGTGTAATTTTTTTAACTTAAAGAGGATTTACTCATGAACACATTATCTATAAAAAAGGTACAACAAGGTTTTACCTTGATCGAATTAATGATCGTGGTTGCGATTATTGGTATTTTGGCGGCTGTGGCGATACCTGCGTATCAGGATTATGTTACCAAAGCTAAATATCAAGACATAGTTTCTGCGGCAGCAGCTGTTGAAACGGCCGTATCTTTATGTCTGCAAGAAAATGCTGGTGTTTTGGCTTCGTGTGATTCTGACGCTGAGGTTGGATTGACATCTATTACTAATTCAAAATATGCCGCTACCGCCTTAGCTATAACAACAGTCACTGCCGCTGTGACTGCAACGGCATCTGCGGAAGCGGGTGGTTATACCTATATCAACACTCCATCAGTTCCAGCCGGCCAGACACAAGTAGTGTGGACACAAAGTGGTACTTGTTTAGCAGCTGGGGTTTGCAAGCAGTAACGAATGCGGGACGAGGTTTCGAACGCGGGACGGGGTCTGCAACCCCGTCCTAAACGTTTGATGTTTACCGTTATTCAAAAAGTTTCGTTAGGAATGTATAGCTGTTTAGTTCAGGCAGGGTAAAAACGTAAGTGACGGAGTTGAAGTAGCGGGACGTTTTAATGGCGACAGTTATGTTGAATTTTTAAAACAACTGTTGGCTTATTACAAAGGTAAAATTATTCTGGTTGAAGATGGTGCACCTTATCATGCCAGTAACGTCGTCAAGGACTTTAAGTCAGCGAATGTCGACCGCTTGACGATTGAAAGGCTACCTGCATTTTCTCCTGACTATAATCCCATTGAAAAATTATTGAAAAATACCAAACGTGATTCGGACCCACATGAAGTATTTTAAAACCTTTGAAGATCTTTTTGATTCCGTTATAACGACTTTCAAAACGTATCTGCAAAATGCCAGTAAAGTGTTGTGTGTGATGAAAAAGATGCGCGTGGATTTTGCGACTACTGGGTAATGCCTACCGTGGGGAGCTGGAAATTGTTTATTTGAGGAACTATATGTTTAATCTTTCTTTACCCAATCAATCAGTAATCAGGTTTGGCAAGTTTTGTGCTTTTGTGGCAATACCCATCAAGTTTAATGAGCGACCCAATTAGAGTTTTTTTATCAATTGAGTCAAAAATTTTAGGCAGTAACATGGCAAAAATTACTAACCTTTCAAATTGGATTTAAACGGTACTTACAGTTATGCAGATTATTTAACGTGGCAATTTGACGAAACGGTCGAATTGATAAAAGGCAAAATCTAACTGATGTTGCCTGCACCGAATGTGCGGCATTAAAGTATTGTGACTGAATTAGGTGGGTATCTTACTCGTACTTTCATAAAAAATCCTGTAAATTGTTCTACGCGCCATTTGATGTGCGTTTATATAGCCAAAGAAAATAAATTCTTACCAATCAAGAAAATGTCGCGGTTTTTCAACCTGATTTGTGTGTCATTTGTGATGCCGACAAATTGGATAATCAGGGCTGCAACGGTGCGCCGGATTGGATTATTGAAATCTTGTCGAAGGGAAATTCCAAACGCGAAACCCAGGAAAAATATGCCTTATACCAGGAAAGTGGGGTAAAAGAATATTGGCTGGTTTACTCTTATGAACAATCGGTACATCAATTTTTTTTAAACGCACAAACAGAAAAATATGAGTTGATAGCCATGTATTTAGAAGAAGATAATGCCAGTCCGGTGTTGTTTCCTGATCTAGTAATTGATTTGGTTGAGGTATTGGCTGAGTGATTTTTCAGCATAACAGGCTTTTTAATTTGCGCTGAAGCTTGATAACTAACGTATAGATTCGGTTACTGTTATCGCCTAATCCAATCTCCTAAGCTTGCCTTTCATTTTAATAGTGGCTGGGCTTCATTTTAGCGACATTTCAGTGGCAAATTTGGGGGCATCAAATAATAAGGCTTAAGGAAACCATGATTATCATCAGTCGCTTGCTTAACTAAGCATTATTAAATTGATTGTTGTTCCCGGAGAGGAAGCTGTAAGGGAAATTTCTTGGTTGCAAACCATAAAAGCATTAGCCGAAAAAGAGGGCTTTTTTGTATTGTATTTGCAGTAGGATGAGGGTTTTGGATAAGATAGGTCTTCTAAATTTTATTGTATGGAATTATTGATGAAGCAGATGTTGAAAATATTACCTATTTTATTCGCGTTATTCTTTTTTATACCACATGTGGCAATGGCGAGAGATTACCCTACTATTGTTGGCGAAAAAGTGGCTACCGGTTTTGCCAATACAATTACCGGAGTAGGCGAAATTCCTAAAACCATTATGGTAATGAGCAATGAAAAAGGGCCTGTTTATGGGG
Above is a window of Methylobacter sp. S3L5C DNA encoding:
- a CDS encoding Uma2 family endonuclease, translating into MCVICDADKLDNQGCNGAPDWIIEILSKGNSKRETQEKYALYQESGVKEYWLVYSYEQSVHQFFLNAQTEKYELIAMYLEEDNASPVLFPDLVIDLVEVLAE
- a CDS encoding diguanylate cyclase domain-containing protein; its protein translation is MIKSFKIQPSLLIVDDSIRDMETLVSALAEYRLFTATNSLQALTIAVNVQPDLILLSIRLPEMDGYETCRQLKQQIDTQHIPVIFVTELNNEEHETRGFSVGAVDYITKPINPNIVRARVTAQLQLKAHCDRLALTADTDMLTGIPNRRHFETVVQNEWNRALRYDKPLSLIMVDVDHFKRYNDHYGHAAGDKCLKAIANSFVSTIRRASDMVARLGGEEFVCLLPEVPQEQAINLAEQILLSIRDLGIAHADSPVADHVTVSLGLATLNLNQHTTWQNLLQQADVALYQAKHEGRNRLIVDQQLS
- a CDS encoding prepilin-type N-terminal cleavage/methylation domain-containing protein is translated as MNTLSIKKVQQGFTLIELMIVVAIIGILAAVAIPAYQDYVTKAKYQDIVSAAAAVETAVSLCLQENAGVLASCDSDAEVGLTSITNSKYAATALAITTVTAAVTATASAEAGGYTYINTPSVPAGQTQVVWTQSGTCLAAGVCKQ
- the pgaD gene encoding poly-beta-1,6-N-acetyl-D-glucosamine biosynthesis protein PgaD; the protein is MKGYIINAPQLQSLQKRAGALFAWAICWVMWIYLLVPLVTLSSWVLGDKQMINEMRWFGGYKSLLELMEIYVVTLLIMLALWLIWIFYRRLRSRRILPAAHKTVSDAELCTFYQVKADELQQCRKVSMISVYFDDHGHIVQLDPHINRQR
- a CDS encoding exosortase system-associated protein, TIGR04073 family, which encodes MKQMLKILPILFALFFFIPHVAMARDYPTIVGEKVATGFANTITGVGEIPKTIMVMSNEKGPVYGATVGFMVGLGHTLGRSLCGVLDLVTFIIPTEAIVKPNYIWDHFDRETSYSSTFKMR
- a CDS encoding hybrid sensor histidine kinase/response regulator, with the translated sequence MLLFTDPSSENLAVPSAHLLLVEDSSINQLIIKTMLHKGGHSVDIADCGMAAIKAVSATRYDLIFMDVSMPDMTGMEATRRIRQLGGAEATVPIIAITAHAFEDYNATCLAAGMNGFITKPVGKKDLLALVAQWCGSATPGVSAQSTITVEPVVGSIELLNEKVLQQFTDDYSMVGVPQLLQLSMTELLKRSDKIKCAVDQRDLTALGFEAHTLKSGVALLGAWPLHTLAVDMEASSHDNKMAATLLLAEQLLPCLEATVAALALRINKEIA